In Apium graveolens cultivar Ventura chromosome 10, ASM990537v1, whole genome shotgun sequence, the following are encoded in one genomic region:
- the LOC141689881 gene encoding serine/threonine protein phosphatase 2A 57 kDa regulatory subunit B' beta isoform-like isoform X2 → MFNKIIKRGQRKGSKSDNNIDYGASGNRSSGSVSTSNVVVNHASRGGLTAGGGGVGGGGSAVVVAADPGTIEVLPLFKDVPVGERQNLFLRKVQVCCFLFEFTDTMKMAREKEIKRQSLSELVDFVQSGSVKISEGNQEEMVRMISLNIFRCFPPAPHENTGSENVEPEEDEPYFEASWPHLQLVYELLLRYVVSTDTDTKVAKRYIDHSFVFKLLDLFDSEDPRERDYLKTILHRIYGKFMVHRPFIRKGINNIFYRFIYETQRHNGIGELLEILGSIINGFALPMKEEHKLFLIRALIPLHKPKPVGLYHQQLAYCITQFVEKDCKLADTVIRGLLKYWPVTNCQKEVLFLGELEEVLEATQAGEFQRCMVRLFKRIANCLNSSHFQMTFQKLDLKYICHRCIDFWRILIGKGLPMILLDQCWWHWLLATMAP, encoded by the exons ATGTTTAATAAGATTATAAAGAGGGGGCAACGAAAGGGTTCGAAATCGGATAATAATATTGATTACGGTGCTAGTGGTAATCGGAGCTCTGGTTCAGTTTCGACATCGAATGTTGTTGTGAATCATGCTTCTCGAGGGGGTTTAACAGCTGGGGGTGGTGGTGTTGGTGGTGGGGGTTCTGCTGTGGTTGTTGCGGCTGATCCCGGGACTATTGAGGTACTTCCTTTGTTTAAGGATGTTCCTGTTGGAGAACGGCAGAATTTGTTTCTCAGGAAAGTGCAAGTTTGTTGTTTTTTGTTTGAGTTTACGGATACGATGAAAATGGCGAGAGAGAAGGAGATTAAGAGGCAGAGTCTTTCGGAGCTTGTTGATTTTGTGCAGTCTGGTTCGGTTAAGATTAGTGAGGGTAATCAAGAGGAAATGGTGAGGATGATTTCGTTGAATATATTTAGGTGTTTTCCTCCAGCGCCGCATGAGAATACGGGGTCTGAGAATGTCGAACCGGAGGAGGATGAACCCTATTTTGAAGCTTCGTGGCCACATTTGCAGCTTGTGTATGAGTTGCTATTGAGATATGTTGTGTCCACTGATACTGACACCAAGGTTGCTAAGCGCTACATTGATCATTCGTTTGTCTTTAAACTGCTAGATTTGTTTGATTCCGAGGATCCCCGAGAGCGGGATTATCTTAAAACTATTCTTCACCGAATATACGGGAAATTTATGGTTCATCGCCCATTTATCCGGAAGGGAATCAACAATATTTTTTATCGGTTTATATATGAAACTCAGAGGCATAATGGAATAGGTGAGCTGTTGGAGATTCTTGGGAGTATAATCAATGGGTTTGCGCTGCCAATGAAGGAGGAGCATAAATTGTTTCTTATCCGGGCGCTCATACCCCTGCACAAGCCTAAGCCAGTTGGCTTATATCATCAGCAGCTGGCATATTGTATAACACAGTTTGTTGAAAAGGACTGCAAGCTAGCAGATACTGTTATCAGGGGTTTGCTGAAATACTGGCCCGTCACTAATTGCCAGAAAGAAGTTCTCTTTCTTGGAGAACTCGAAGAAGTGCTCGAGGCTACACAAGCTGGGGAATTCCAGCGCTGTATGGTTCGTCTTTTTAAACGGATAGCTAATTGCCTTAATAGCTCTCATTTTCAG ATGACTTTTCAAAAATTGGATCTCAAATATATATGTCATCGTTGCATTGATTTCTGGAGGATATTAATTGGAAAAGGACTACCCATGATATTGCTCGACCAATGCTGGTGGCATTGGTTGCTTGCCACCATGGCACCATGA